In the Desulfitobacterium hafniense DCB-2 genome, GTCCTACATCGGCCAAAAGCTTCAGCTCCAGAAGGAGGTTCCGTTCCTCTCCCGGTTCGCCGTTTTCCGCTACAGTGGGGGCTTTATTGGTATTGCTCATAAAACGAGCATTACCGCGGCCGCCTCTGCCGCCATTGGCAACGACAACTTTTTGCCCATGCTCAATCAAGTCGGCGAGGATTTCCCCTGTATCCGCATCTTTAACAACGGTGCCTACAGGAATGCGGACGCTCATATCCTCCCCGCTCTTCCCGTGCATATTCTTTCCCTGTCCATGTTCCCCGCGATCAGCCTTGTAATGGCGTTTATAACGGAAATCCACCAATGTCCTGAGTCCTTCATCGGCGATAAAGATGACCTTGCCGCCCCGCCCCCCGTCGCCACCGCTGGGGCCACCCTCAGGAACGTATTTTTCACGGCGAAACGCCACAGCCCCGGCTCCGCCGTCTCCACCTTTAACATAGATTTTTGCCTGATCGTAAAACATGCACTATCCCCTTCTGATCCCTAAGCTGATCAACTATTGTGCTATAAATTGCTGTTCAGAGTCTTTATAGCAGCAGCTCTGTTTCCATACCACCTTATCGTCATCAAGCAAAGATAAACTGCAAAGAGCTTCGCCAGTCCCTAATTTGATTTCAACGACAGGTTCCTCTAACCCTTTATAACGCTTAAAAATTGCCTTCACACATTCTTTAGTGTACCCGTATAAGACTTCTCCATATTCCTCTTGCCAAAATTCTTGCCAAAAGCGCTCTTTTTTCAAGGCACTATCGAGCTGAACTTCAACCCAAAGACCTTCTTTGCGCAGCTCCACAACCAAACCCAGCAAGATAGCGCCGACAATCTCCTGAGGAATCTGTCCGATATCCTGCTCAGCTTCTAGGCCACTGATCCCCTCCTGCATATAGAGCAACGCTCGATCCGCCTTGCCTAACTGCAGATAGCCCTTGATGACCTGCCAGTGATTAAAAAAGTCGTGACGCTGCAGCCGGTAGTGGTCCAATTGTTCTGTCAGAAGAGTTCGTTCTAAGGAGGATTTACCAGGCACTGTCTTCAATCCTTTCTGGGGCTTATTCCTCATATAACACATAACACAAAACCCCCGGGATTCTCCCAGGGGTGCGATTGTGATTTCCTTTAAGCTTGAGCAGCCTGGCGCTCAGGATAAATGCTAACTTGTTTGCGGCTACGATCTTTACGCTCGAATTTAACATAGCCATCGATGGTTGCAAAGAGGGTGTCATCCTTACCCAAACCACAGTTCTTGCCAGGATGAAACTTCGTTCCCCGTTGGCGAACGATAATGTTCCCTGCGGTAACGAATTGACCGTCTCCACGCTTTACGCCCAGACGTTGCGCATTACTGTCACGACCATTTCGAGAACTACCTACCCCTTTTTTATGAGCAAATAATTGCAGATTCATTTTTAACATGGAGTCCACCTCCTCCGATTAATAGTTACATATTGCTCACCATAGCTCTGTTGAATTCCTTCAACCCCTAAAACCATGGTTCCTAAAATCCATTGGGCATGATCCAGTGTCCCAGGCTCACATTCAGGGAGAGTACAGCTTAAAAACCCTTGCGGGTCGTCCACTTCAACCTCCGGTTTACATGGAAGATAAAATTCCAAGCCGTTGACCGCTGAGATACTCAACGCAGATACGGCGGCACAGACAATATCCAATCCGTACTCGGCATATCCTGCGTGCCCACACAATTCAAACTTGCGAATCCGTTGGTTGTCATCCAACCAAAGATTCAAAGTAATACCCTGATGTTTCATCTTATGCTTGGATAGCTTCAACCACTACTTTAGTATAGGGTTGACGATGTCCTTGTTTACGGCGATAATTCTTTTTGGATTTCATCTTGAAAACAATTATCTTTTCGCCTTTACCATGCTCCACAACTTTGAGAAGAGCTTTGGCACCATCCACAACCGGAGTACCGACTTTAACAGCACCATCTTTCTCTACCAAAAGAACTTTATCGATGGTCACGGTATCTCCCACATTGGCATCAAGCTTTTCCACGAAGAGGACCTTGCCTTCTTCAACACGGAATTGCTTACCCCCTGTTTCAATCACTGCGTACATTATTACACCTCCCATGCCTAGACTCGCCTTGTCAGGCCGGTTTGTTTCAATCTCCCTGCAAAAAAGAGATTACGACACAAAAACCTGTTAAAATGCCTGTTTCGCGCGGTTGCGGTGAGAAGTCACCACATTTAGATATTTTAGCACTAAGTGCTCTATGCTGTCAATTGCTTCTAAGCTTTCCCACGTTTTTTTATCATTATTTTTTTGATTGGGCACCATTATATTTATATCTTTCCGGAGCCATCGCAATGGGGACAGGGATGTCCATACCTTACTTCGAGGGTTTGTCCGACTTTTTTGCGCGTCATTTCCACCAATCCCAATTGAGTCAGACCCATCACCTGACATTTCAGTTTATCCCGTGCTACCGCCTTTTCCAGCACCTGCAAAAGCTGCTCTTTGTCTTCCTCTGAAGTCATATCGATAAAATCAATAACGATAATCCCGCCCAAATTCCGCAAACGCAGTTGTCTGGCTATCTCAAGGGCCGCTTCTTGATTGATGTGCAGGATGGTATCCTGAAGTGATTTATCCCCCACATACTTACCGGTATTCACGTCGATCACTGTCAAGGCTTCAGTTTGCTGAATCACCAAATAGCCGCCGCTTTTCAGCCATACCTTAGGCTGGAGAGCCTGGCGGATCTTATCATCAATGCCATAATCCGAGAAGATATCCTCTTTATAAACCAATTGCACGTGGTTCGCAGCCGGATGGCCCAACTCCCGTAAAGCGTTGCGCATCCCCTCTGCAACCTCGGGTTGATTAACAGTAATGATTTTTACTTCCTGATCCACCCAATCCCGGATCGCCCGGGAAACCAGATCCACATCCTGATGAACCAAACCAGGTATGGACACGTGAGGGATTTTTTTCTCCAAGCGCTCCCACAAAGCTACCAGTTCCCTGAAGTCAGTGGCAAGCTCCTTGGCCTCAATTCCCTTAGCCAAGGTCCGGACGATGATTCCTTTGTCTTCCGGACAGGCTTCACGGGCTATCTCCCGCAGCCGCGTTCGCTCTGCTTCTTCCGTAATCTTGCGCGAGACACCTATATATTTAGTGTTAGGCATCAGGACAGCAT is a window encoding:
- a CDS encoding Spo0B domain-containing protein; amino-acid sequence: MCYMRNKPQKGLKTVPGKSSLERTLLTEQLDHYRLQRHDFFNHWQVIKGYLQLGKADRALLYMQEGISGLEAEQDIGQIPQEIVGAILLGLVVELRKEGLWVEVQLDSALKKERFWQEFWQEEYGEVLYGYTKECVKAIFKRYKGLEEPVVEIKLGTGEALCSLSLLDDDKVVWKQSCCYKDSEQQFIAQ
- the rpmA gene encoding 50S ribosomal protein L27, with the protein product MLKMNLQLFAHKKGVGSSRNGRDSNAQRLGVKRGDGQFVTAGNIIVRQRGTKFHPGKNCGLGKDDTLFATIDGYVKFERKDRSRKQVSIYPERQAAQA
- a CDS encoding ribosomal-processing cysteine protease Prp, encoding MKHQGITLNLWLDDNQRIRKFELCGHAGYAEYGLDIVCAAVSALSISAVNGLEFYLPCKPEVEVDDPQGFLSCTLPECEPGTLDHAQWILGTMVLGVEGIQQSYGEQYVTINRRRWTPC
- the rplU gene encoding 50S ribosomal protein L21, with product MYAVIETGGKQFRVEEGKVLFVEKLDANVGDTVTIDKVLLVEKDGAVKVGTPVVDGAKALLKVVEHGKGEKIIVFKMKSKKNYRRKQGHRQPYTKVVVEAIQA
- a CDS encoding Rne/Rng family ribonuclease; translated protein: MKEIVLQGQAQRMRAAVLEDGELVEVYEEEGLISRLVGNIYRGRVINVLPGMQAAFIDIGLEKNAYLYVGDAVPFQYEEDERLPPSNELRVEQVLKPRQELLAQVTKEPVGSKGARITTNLTIPGRYAVLMPNTKYIGVSRKITEEAERTRLREIAREACPEDKGIIVRTLAKGIEAKELATDFRELVALWERLEKKIPHVSIPGLVHQDVDLVSRAIRDWVDQEVKIITVNQPEVAEGMRNALRELGHPAANHVQLVYKEDIFSDYGIDDKIRQALQPKVWLKSGGYLVIQQTEALTVIDVNTGKYVGDKSLQDTILHINQEAALEIARQLRLRNLGGIIVIDFIDMTSEEDKEQLLQVLEKAVARDKLKCQVMGLTQLGLVEMTRKKVGQTLEVRYGHPCPHCDGSGKI